From the genome of Miscanthus floridulus cultivar M001 chromosome 10, ASM1932011v1, whole genome shotgun sequence, one region includes:
- the LOC136485719 gene encoding putative disease resistance protein RGA3: MMPRGGASPTRACKDGRQSSRTPCMMRLTSSTYASSRLTSGGSLEAVAMWSIRVRLVGLLGLAFGPKSQKLNQRGCFWSSQPTAAFPQLTAHNSFFPQPQLNQSHPKSPGCFQSLLFCLWNPMFAHKIGSRIKELNKRLESIHNEADKYKFNIGLGSNLEPRKLTAAELSSYRTSSQVDESAIVGEQIEKDTRELVQVLTTDDDNNHNIKVMSIIGAGGMGKTTLAQKIFNDTSIQEHFMTKTIWLSITQQFDEVELLRTAIKHAGGDHGAETDKNTVTETLFHTLSSGRFLLVMDDVWSQKVWNDVLSVPVRNASKKQPGSRVLVTTRSAHLPQLMQAPLHQHRVNPLENDDAWSLLKKQLQPDQEKKTHRTLYRLPWAGRRLEL; the protein is encoded by the exons ATGATGCCGAGAGGAGGCGCATCACCGACACGAGCGTGCAAAGATGGTCGACAAAGCTCAAGAACGCCATGTATGATGAGACTGACATCCTCGACCTATGCCAGCTCAAGGCTGACAAGCGGAGGGAGTCTAGAGGCGGTGGCAATGTGGAGCAtaagggtccgtttggttgggcttttgggtttggcttttggccctaaaagccaaaagctcaaccaaaggggctgtttttggag ctcacagcccacagcagctttcccacagctcactgcccacaacagctttttcccacagccacagctcaaccaatcACACCCTAAGTCGCCCGGCTGTTTCCAGTCATTGCTCTTCTGCCTGTGGAATCCCATGTTCGCACACAAGATAGGCAGCCGCATCAAGGAGCTCAACAAGAGGCTGGAAAGCATCCACAACGAGGCGGACAAGTACAAGTTCAATATTGGCCTCGGTTCCAACCTGGAGCCAAGGAAGCTAACTGCTGCTGAGTTATCCAGCTATAGGACAAGTTCACAAGTCGACGAGTCAGCCATAGTTGGGGAACAGATAGAGAAGGATACAAGGGAGCTCGTCCAGGTGCTAACCACAGATGATGATAATAATCACAACATCAAAGTCATGTCTATCATCGGTGCAGGTGGCATGGGAAAGACTACTCTTGCTCAGAAGATCTTCAATGATACAAGCATCCAAGAGCACTTCATGACGAAGACGATATGGCTAAGCATCACTCAACAGTTTGACGAGGTTGAGCTACTGAGGACAGCAATCAAGCATGCTGGAGGCGACCATGGTGCCGAGACGGACAAAAACACTGTGACGGAGACCCTATTCCACACGCTGTCCAGTGGAAGGTTTCTGCTGGTGATGGATGACGTGTGGAGCCAGAAAGTGTGGAACGACGTGCTTAGTGTCCCAGTCAGAAATGCTAGCAAGAAACAACCTGGAAGCAGGGTCCTTGTCACCACAAGATCTGCACACCTACCCCAACTGATGCAAGCCCCCCTGCACCAACACCGTGTCAACCCTCTAGAGAATGATGATGCTTGGTCTTTGCTCAAGAAGCAGCTGCAGCCTGATCAG